gctatGCACGCctgttctgtacatacagtactgtatgtatgtgttgtgttttAGGACGAAAAAACGTACAGCACTATAtggattttatatcatactgaaCGTAAGTAGGTTGGTGTTTGTATACTTGACTGTTAGGCTGAAATTACAGGACTGATGTAAGGTATCTTATTAGTGAGAGTAATTTTCGTTAAGGATATAGAAAgactgccttttatttatttaaccatttCCATTTTAGAGTACTAGTGTTGTGTTTTCTTTTAGGTTTGATGTTATGGTAAGAGGTGATGGAAATATTTGAAGGGTAAGGGCACCATAGCAGTTAGAGTAATATAcccccctttctctttctttctctttctatctctcctcTCTTTCAAAATATGGCTAAAGTTAGTTTTAAACGTGTAGGACCCACGTAATTCATGCTTGGATTTTAAAGGCCAAAAATTAATATAGCTGGAATGACTGTCTGTATTGTATTTAGACATGGGAAGTGtgatctaaaataattttttgaaaactgTGATAAAAGACTAATcgaattttttgtagttgatagaaaaaggaaaaataattgccTGGATCTTGATGAATAAGCCTAAGGCAAATTAATTCTACATTGCATCCAGTACTTTTTTAACTGCTCCCATCACTTGCTTGTCATAGTATTAATTGCTAtccaataataacagtaaactgATAGTAGCTAAAATCAGTTTTAGAAGTAAAGTCTAAAGCATCTGTAGTTAgtgattatttgttaaataaaacctATTAATTTTAATCAGCCTTATTCCATGTAAAACACGCCCTAGCAAACCAGCTTGAAGAGTTAGGGAGAAGAAGGTCCTAGTGTGCATATCCAGCCAGCAGTCCACTGTATGTCCACAAGATCTGTCATTCTTCTGTGTAACATTGATTGCATTGAACATGTGAGGTGCCTCCCAAGTCGGGGCTGGAGGCTAGTATTAGATGTTCCCAGTCTGAATAAGTTAGTTAATTTTACTGCCTCTTTGATGGATTCATTCAGTTTTCTGTCGATATGCAGAGTGCATACTTACTAGTCCTGATCCATCCTTAATCTAAGAAGTATCTGTGCTTTGTCTTCACAGGGGAGGTCTTCCAATTCAAAGCTCCAAGTCTTGGTCTGAGCATAGTCCCACATGTATTCTCCCATGTTTTGGCTACATTAGCAGGAAGGAGTAGAGACAAGTTGATTGCAGTCTCCTCCAACAATTCAACCTCGCTATCTTTATTAGGAAGTACAGATCAAGAAACTATCTTTATTAGGAAGTACAGATCAAGAAACTTATTCAGGCTAGCTGAGAAACTTCCATGGGCAGAGTCCAggaacatcatttttctacaaaaGTTTGTCCAAGGGAGAAAACACAACAGTTATTGCAGACAACTCAACAGGAAATGGCAGGTTTTCTATTAGAAAATCTCTCCATAGTATGTCAGAAGTTGTGAAACCTTTGATGATCCCCAACATTGATCTGTTCACGACTGCCCAAAACGCAAGTTTACTGTGTTCCATGCCAggaccccgtaggggagtagtgtcaTTAGTGCACCACCTCaggcagtgcactgtaggcattatttaaggttcttaccagcatcccttcagcccctagctgcaactcctttctttctttttactgtacctcagttcatattattcttccattttcctttccaccctctccaaacaattgtttcatagtgcagctgcaaggttttcctcctgtaacaccttaaaaccttttctgtttctctttcaacactgaatgacctcataggtcccagtgcttgacctttggcctaaattttatattcctttcctttccttccatgCCAGGATATCTGGCATGGATAGTCACTGATTTTTTCCTGGAGTGGTTGAATCTAGATCCTTGTGTTAATCCTCCATTTGCattcctgaggaaagttttcaacaaGTTGTGAGCATCTGAGAATGCAAGCTGTTTTTAGCTCTTTATGGCCCCAACGGAAATGGTTTCCCAAGCTACCTTTCCTGGCAGTAGAAGTTCTTCACATTGAACTAATCAGGAAAGATCTAAGACGGTCACATTTGAGATTTTATTGAAACCTCTACTTACTTCATCTGGCTGCATAGAAACGTATCTGTGTTTTGTGAGGTTGAGGCTTTTCGGGAGCAGCTAGGGAACAAATCCCTAAGCCTATTAGGCCCTCAACTGTTACAGTCTATCAACAacagtggtcagtttattgatcttTGTGCTTGTCGTGAGGGATTGAGTGCAAGAACTTTGTGGGTTTTCATGGGTTGGGTAGATACATATGCATCACCACTTTCATGCTCTGTGGCCATATTCACCCTCCTTCACATAAAGGAACAAAGGATGCCTGTACTTGACTAACCTTACATGTGGAACACTGATGTAAGACAGGCAGATGAGCAGAATGAGGAAGTACAGTAGAGACGAATTGGATGACCAAGATAGCAGCTGGGAACCCAGAATTTCACATCTAACATtgcaaattcatttatttatattttctttgttggcATATAAACTAGgacaaatgtattttatatagttGAATATGAtataaggtttgaactgaagctTAATCTTCATTTTCCAATAGTGTTTATTAATCCTCTTCAGGTCAAGTTGTTATTACTGGGAGCCGGAGAGAGCGGTAAATCAACATTCCTTAAACAGATGCGAATTATTCACGGGTATCGCTTTGCTCATGATGAGATTGAAGAATACAgacaaactatatacaaaaatattgtgATGGGCATGAAGGTAAGGTATTTACTGCATATTCTTATGAATTTTTTAGGTATGTAGCTGTAGGttttactttttcaattaatataattttgaagaaGTTTGACCTGATTACTAAAGTGTAAGTTTCAGTGCAGTGTCAAGCATGAATTGGTAAAGAAggttatagaaatatatttggAAACTTTTAAAATTGCTGTGTGATTTTATGAAAGTAGACAAGGTTTGTTCTTACAGAAATATAAACCATCATCTTTTATGTAGGATTATTCCTGAGCAAAAGCTGGAATTGGTCATTGAAAcatggtaacaaggtagttagcTGACAGTTAGGGTTGGTAATTGGGGCAATACCCCCCCCACTCGGTGTCAGTAAACATTTTTGCTTCATCTGTTGTCTCACGTGGACGTTTTTCTGCACCCCTGCTTGGCAACACTCCCTAGATGTTGCCACCAAATCCTTTTCGTGTCCTCTTCCCTGCCATTTCTGCATGTACAGCTCTCTTTTGGTCCTGGGAGGATTTGCATAGGAAGGTGAGTGACCCCACTCGCTCTTTCAGTGGTGAGTGCGCACACCTCACCGCTGCCTACCTCTGCTGACTTCTTTTCTCCAGGTATCTTGTTGTCCATTGAATAGCTTTGtgagatcctcctcctcctcctcctcctcctgtactAGGAAGATTGTCTGGATGTGATGGTGCTGCAACCTAGTCTGCTCATAGTTCACCATGGACTCTGGAATCTAATGTGTATGGTGGTGCCAACGCCTTTTCTTCCTTGCCTATAAAGTAATGTACTGGTTTGGCTTACACTGAACATAATGAGCTCCGTGGGACATCACCTCTGCACAGAACCCCATTCATAGACTGGTACTGGTGATACTGATCATGTGCTTCAGTCCTATGAGCTTGAACTTTAGCAGGCTGATGCATTGTCCTGTCTCATAGGAGAGGACAAGGCTTAAGCTTCCTGGGACTTGACAAGACTAGATAGTCCTGTATCTCCAGAACCTCAGCAATTGGGATTGGGCGAGCACTTTTGAGTGATCATTGCACCATATGTGATTGTAATGATCTCAGGAGCCTTTCTTGGCACCCCTTCTGAGCCGGACCCTGTCAATAAAGCACACCCTAGGGCATGCTCCTGAAGcaagactgtcattcagagtgcTGTGGTCTCAGCCTTGGTGTTTTGGGCCAAGCGAATGATCTATCTAGTAGACTGGGCAAGTCTTTTCCTTGTTGTTCACATGCTAGAGGAGTTCTACATGCCAGAGAATGCACAGACGACTGCTTTAAAGTTGGATTTGTCAGTTTGCAGATCTGATAGATAAATCCTTGTGGAGAAACTCTTTCAGGAGGGTACTACTTTCTTTGCCTCAGAGTCAGGAGTCATGGAGTCTGTCACCATGCTTTCCTTTCAGGCAGCATTGTGGTTTGACTTATGGTCGAACATGCTTGCTGACTTTGTCATCAAAGGTGTCTCATCGGAGGATGAGAAGACAAAGTTAGGAGGTCTCATTGGAGGATAAGGCAAAGTTAGGAGGTCTCATTGGAGGATGAGTAGGCAAAGTTAGGAGGTCTCATTGGAGGATGAGAAGGCAAAGTTAAGTTAGGAGGTTGCAGGCTTCTGCTTAAGTATTTGGTTTTTCAGATATTCACTGGTCACAGATTTCTAGACTACAGGAATTGTGGTCTAACAACTTCCAGTTGTAAGATATCTCAAGCTTATTTGTGCATGAGTGTTTGGTTTTCAGATATTCATTGGCCACAAATTTCTATACAATAGGAATTATGGTCCGAGGACGTCCTTGGATAAACTGTTGATAAGTATCTCTTTAATGATAACACACTCAATCCTTGCTTGATGCTGTAGGTACCTGATGTTACTAGTGCCTGATGTGACAAGTTCCTGACATTATTGATACCTGATACACAGCGGATACCCAGCATCATGGTGTTTGGCACTGAGTAGCCTTTAACAATTGACAACTTTTTCAATCCAGCTGTGCAGTTTTGGAGACATTTACTAGTGATGGGGCAGCTTTCTTGGCAGCCTGTCAGAGGTGGGCCCTGCTTCCAAGTAAGGATATGTACTTTAGGGTGAGTGCTATCACCTTTAGGATATGGATTAAGAAAGGTTTTCCTGGGGTAAGTCTTCCTTTTCTTGCAGTTTTCCAAGGGCAGTATCTTGGTGTCAGGTTCTGATCTGACCCATTCCTTGATTTGTGGAACCCTCTTCATTGCTTCTTGTAACAGTTCCTAATCTAGACATATAAGCATGGAACACCCACAAGTGTTACTGGGGTGATGTTTTTATAGCTTCAGTTGATtttgtgtcttctctctctctctctctctctctctctctctctctctctctctctctctctctctctctctctctctctctctctctctctctctctttgtgtgttcTCACAGCTGTTAAGTTTGGTCAGTCATGACCACAATGCTTAGATTTCTTAATCATAATATTCCCTTCAGACTTACGGTTTATGGTTTCTTACCTGTTCCTTCTTCCCATCTGAACCTCAACTTAGAAATGGAGGGAAAAGGGGTGTTGAATATAGCAGGCTCAGGGGTATAGCAGGGGGGAATCCTTTTAAAACTTGAGTTTTCCAATAcaggtttcatttttcatttagcttTGACCACTCTGAGTAGGCATCTTGGCCTTCCAATAATTTTGTCTTCTCACTTCTCTTCTGAATTACTATATTGGTTTGGGTTGGATCTTCACTTGTTTTGATGCAGAAGAGAATTCTCTTGGTATTAAGTCTAGGAAGGTGCATTACATGTtattccctgaagactccattGCTGAACACCTTGCTTCTGCTTCAGGGGAATCAATATACTGTAGATCCTTAGGAGGAAATTGAGGCGGTACAAAACGGCCATCTTGAGACTTATACTTGTTCCCTGATACCTGGGCAGAGGAAGAGTTCACATACTTATCTTCTCATCTTGTAATAGCCTCGCCTCGCTCTCCACTGGTTTTCACTGGTTGGTTATGGATAACAGTCTCCATTTGGGAAGGGAGGCTTCAGCTTCCCCTTCTGTACGGAAACTTGGAGCTTTTATTTGTCACCTTGCCTGACATTGGCACTCCTAAGAAAAAATTGCCCTTCCAGTTGAGTTTTCTTGGAGTTGATGCCATTCTACATGACTCTTCCATAGCCTTTGGcatattttttcccattcatcaTATGGAATAATGAGATATCTCCCAGCTATCCTCAGATTTTACTTGAGTTATTatgtataattctttttgctttgTTAACTTAATTTCAGGAATTGATATGGTATGATTCTTCTTGTTTTGCTGTACAACTGCCACTGGAATTCCATACTGGTATTTGTCTCTTAGGATTTCTGTCAGGTCATGTTACCTCTACTGCTTCTTTTCTAAGCGTGGTGCAACCACATGGAAAATATTGCTTGGTGCTTTTTAGCACGGGGTTTGGAGTGATTCAACGCCTTCCTGAACCCTCGTCTTAGAATTATCGGAAGGCTCCTAACTCACAAGCTTCCTTCCCCGATCTACAATAGGCCACTTGAGGCCCCTggattctttctctctgtttgtttgaTGACTGCTCAATTATGGTGTAGTCTTACCAGCTCCTTTTGGACAATATTGCATCTTCCCTAAGGTATAGGGTTGGTTTTAGGTTGATGAAAAGACAAGTTGGACAACCCTGTTTATGTCCGTTCTTTAACAAGGGGGTAGGAGAGTGTGTAGAACACTGTCATTCATCCCTTGATGATGATCTTGCCAATGAGTGATCCTTTTGTCTGCTTTCTGATTAGAAAAAACAGGATTCCTTAGATCTGTCTTAGATTGTAGTTTTACATGCTGAACTACTCTTGCGTAGGACCCAGGACCCTGTCAACCTCTTCATTCCTCAGCCAAGTTGTCTAGCAGTTAAGGAGTCAGCCCTTCCCTGATCATAAATATGACTGAAAATCTAATAATCTGGGTGGGTGCTCAATTACACCTCCAGCCCTTTGCTATAAGCAGACATAAGAAAATGGCAATAAGTGGAAACTAATTGATGTGGAAGATTCACAACCTCTCATGTTACTCAAAATTCAGGAACAGTGCCAGTCATTTCTGTAAAATTCTCTGACTTAAAGAGTAAGTCTTTTGTATAAAAAGTGATGGTTTTTATTCtcataggaaaaaataagaaattttaaagataatttgtatttttccaagatGTACACACCAGAACCTTTTATCAAAATCTTACCTCAGCCAACCCTGTAGAATTTGTTTTTAGAGCCAACCATGTAGAATTTGTTTTTAGCCGAAGAAAAAGTGACAGGTTACAGGTGAGTGGGCAGTACTCCACCACTCACCTGCTGGCCACCAGTTAACCAACTTATCTCCAAGCTTTAGCTATGGTTTCCAGCTTGCAACAGGAATACCCCTTTACAAAAGGGACTGTTTTGTATAGCTAGAGAAATACAAACTATTTTAAAGATTGGTATGTAATCAAGTAAGTGAATTGTTTTCTATGgttgatttgttttgtataatttcaggTATTATTAGATGCAAGAGATAAATTAAGAATACCTTGGGGTGACCCTGATCGAGATCAATATGGACATCACGTTATGAAATTTATGGGTTCCATGTCCTTAGATAGACATGTTTTTATGGAATATGCCCCTAGTGTTAAAGAACTGTGGAAAGATAGTGGTATTCGGCAAGCATACAGTAGACGGGCAGAGTACCAGTTGGTAAGTTacaagaaacatttttaatttgtatatatatcaataaaactgATGTTTGAAAGCAAAGCATCATATTTTATGAAGTAACTGTTTGCTATGACATTGAATAGCAAAGAATCATATTTTATTAAGTAACTGTATGCATGTCATAGCTCATAATATGCCTACATATTTGATCCATTCATTGCTCAAGGAGTGGTGAGTTGTTCCTGTAGAAATACAAAAGCCATCACCTTTTATGTAGTATTCCTTTAATTGGTCGTTGAAATGTAGTAACAAAGTAGTTAACAGTTGTTGAAGGGAGAGGGGTGGGAGAGCACCCTCTCCCATTTTCTATCACCAAGCAATTTTTCTTCAGCTGCCAtcaaggaaagaaagatgaacGAGAAACCCATAAAACACTTTGGTTATATGCCACACACTTACAGCAGAAATGTGACAAATCAGAAATAGGAACCTAAGAAACATAAATGTGTAtagatgttttaaaatatatacagtaacaaaaagtaaaattccTAACACTACAATGACAAATACCAGTGTAGAAACAGATTCATTCGAAAATCACAAGTAATAGCAGAGCAGTTAATCACCATAACCTGACAGCTCATTAtctgaattttcaatttttatgttttccaatGGAATATAAAAGGAATTCAAACCAGAATCCATTTAGGTGAATTGGAAAGATTAATATTTGACTGTAACTCCTTGTGTCTGTGTATTCAACACCTTGTGTAATGTATAAAACTGATTAGAAATTACAAGTTGGCCGATCATTCCATGATAACCAATAATGAACTAGCAACTGCAATTTACTTAGTGAACTACACGTGAAATATTAAATCAGAATCATTATGTCATTAGTCTGCCATGATATTACATCTTCCTTACAATAACCATGtaactgtttttaatatatataaccaaccaAAGTAATTATAGTTTATCAGATTTACATAGTGTATTAAGCTTTCTACCACAGCCAATACTGCTACTAGATTTCAGTGAACACAATCCCCTGTGGATTTAAAGTGCTAAACTGCTGACACATTTGACATGGAATTAGAACATTTAATTGataatagtaatttatttttattttaaaagaaataatacaaacatttatttcccCAACACCCATAGCATCATGTCATCAGTTGACAAACATTTGTTTCCCCCAACACCCATAACATCATGTCATCAGTTGACATCTCTCTATGCTTGGTTTCTACAGTAAACAAGGTAGAGTGCTAATTTATATACTAGTGATAATTATCCAGTAACAATAACCATCATGTACTGCAATACAAATAAAGCAGACTGGGGAAAAAAATGCACTCTTCAGTAGACAAATTCCACCTTTTAGTCTTTTAAGAAGCCACAGTGATACCTccaaatatatcataaattttgttACAGATGCTGCAGATAATTGTATCCCTGTATCCTCAGTCACTAACAGCATAATGATATTCCCATGGTGGCCAGAAGAATTGGAACTCATTTTTGTAAAACATAAAGTCAACCATAAACTGGGTTgtgtaaagggaaaaataaccTCTTCAAATCTTTCCCTCTCataaatgcaaaatgcaaaaatttgtAAGATAGTGAAGGTATGGAAGATGTAATGGGTGTGGAAGACCTGACAAAGACTGCAAATGAAAATGATGTACAGTTTATTAGGTTTTGTTCGACAAATAATTTGGTAATTGGGGGTACTATTTTCAAGAATAAGGACATCCTTAAATCAACTTGGACATCTCCAGATGACATTCATAGAAACAAAGTACAAAGTAGATTACATAGctataaatcaagagagaaaaagaactctGGGAATTGTTGGGAACAACAGTTGTTGGCAGTGATCTTCAGCTTGTCATTGCCACACTAAAGCTAAAATTCTTTTGCATATGAGTGTTGAAATGTATTTGCAGTTCAAGAAACCATATATGAGGAGGATCAGGCAATGAtgaatgaaaaccaaaataaaaaagcattaaaCCTGATGAGAAGGGTATCATACAACTTGGAGAGCTGATAGATCAACCCTGATGTTgctatacaaaactttttttttttttatctattttagactaagtatggctcagcatcagactgAACATGAAGAAGCTTCAATGCAGTTCACAATAAAAGACTCAGACTCTGTACTGGGGCATTCAAGCCCTCCTGGAACAAATCTGTAGAAGTTGAAAGAAGCTAACCTCCTCTTCAACATCAAAACTTAGTAGCTATAAGAAGTGCAGTAAAGATTCAGGCAAGTGACTCACAAACTAAAGAGCTTTGCAGTCAAGGAGACATAAACAGCCTTACCTCACAATTCCTAATTAGAGCTAACagaatttttaattcattaaatgtaaacataatgCTTCTTCCAGCACTAGGATTTCCTTTTCACTGACTATGTGTAAAGCACATGCCTGTACACTTGCCATCTATCCAAATGTTTTGCAATTACCCCCAACATTATAAACAGCATACAGTAAACGTACAAAATGTAAAGGCCTACATTACATGCTTTATAGAGTTGGAGCTAACTCTTCCTCTGGTGTAGGATTTGCTGCAATATCTTCTAATGGAACAAGCCAGTTTTCATTACTCAATAATGCTTTGGTTTTCACAGCAGAATTATCTGCAGTATGGTCAGCAGtaaagattattaaaaacataCCACCATAGAAATGTGAAATTTTCATTGACTAGAAATTGCGTAGATGCCCTTCGAAAGcaagaaaccaatatgttttaaCAAATTAGTTCTCATTCCACAAATTTTATGAATCCGgtgtaaaatgttgaaatatggtAGGTCCTGCTCATTTAGGCTTTAATGGGAATGCAAATGGTAAGGCAGTCAAAGTTGCAGTCATCATGAACTGGATCAAATAAACATTGTCCTGTCAGTGGTTTGTTACTATCTCTTAAATCCATTATCATTAGTAAGTGGCAGTACTTgtagaataatgaatttgactgtgaaaaattaaaatgattaaactaGCCTTTGGATTGTAATTTTCACCACTAAAAAAAAGCCTGGTAAGTAATAGTATCCCAAATTTGTATTGATCACTTATAGTTATTCGATGAATAACTCATGACCCTATTCCTGAATACAGAGAATGCAGATCAACACCACTATTCAAACATATTTGCAGTGATTGTCCAACTTTCAACCAACAAAGTGTATCATGTATTGGAAATTAATCTTTGGAAGAATTTTGATTAGAAAGTTCCACATTCCCAATTTGTCCAATCATACAGTTTATAAGGTgttgcaaaatattaaataagatcAAATATAAGGAACAAATTGCAAATAAAAGATATGCATTTTTCTTGGATATACAAATCTGAAGTCTTATGGTAACTGCTCTTAATAACCAACCTCTCATTTATACTCATGCACAAAGATAAAAGTAATGCCCATAGTAGAGTGAGTGGGTGGGGGCCTCACCCTCTCTAACTTACCTTACTACCAAGCTTCAATGACTGGGGCAGTTTTGTCAAAGGTAATCTATATAAAAGATTTCAGGCTTACTGTATAGGtcttagaaaaatgtaaaatatttgaatttgcAGTCTTTAGCTTTATGCCTTTGTAATGGTTTCTAGCAATTTGCTTCCATTTCAGATGGATAGTGTATCATACTTCTTCAATGACTTAGATAGAATAGCAATATTGGTAAGTAATTTACATTATGACATCCATTCCAGAacataagaataaataagtaagtgAACTATTTCTAAATGGAATCTAGAATACCTAAAAAATATACAACCATCTACTTTCATAACAGGATGCTTTATTGTTGCATATGTAGATAGTACTTCAAAGTTTTTTTTGGAACTCCCTTCagccccagctgcattgctttcctcctttttatatttttttttttttgctttctctctttccttccgtTTAGatttcaacttctttaactttgctCTTCTCCAGTTTGGTCAAGTCATGTTAGGTGCTGGTCTTgttaaagtaattaattttgataaCAGTAATAAGCATTCTAgaataattcctttttctttcttaacatATAATTCCCTGCTTTATAGAGGCTATTACCTATGCACCTGTACTTTACAGACAATTACGACAAACCAGTAAATGATAAATCAACTCTTGTAATAAATTTTCACTACAGTAATTGTATTTCATAACACTCACATTTGTCATCTTTTTATTTCAGGAATACATTCCAACTGATAAAGATATACTACATTGTCGAAAGGCTACCAAGGCAATCACAGAATTTACTATACCTATCCAAAATGTACCCTTCCTATTTGTGGACGTTGGTGGACAGCGAACACAGAGACAGAAGTGGTTCCAGTGTTTTGAAAGTGTCACATCCATTCTATTTCTTGCATCATCTTCAGAATTTGATCAAAGACTACTAGAAGACAGGTTAGCATTTATTTCAAAGTTTGGATCAGTAGCCTGAATTGAAACTGAATTTAAACATCATTTGATATTGTTATTTGGATCAATTCTTTTTACAGGcttgaaattcatttattttttctttatataaccaTGGTTAAGCCTGCATACTTTGATGCATATTTGTTTAGGGGGTCACCATTATATGGGAGACTGTAAGTGGACTACAATTCTTTGCTGCTTATCAGTAGCTGTCCAAATTTTTTAACTTTACCTCATTCGTATATTCACATCTTGAATTAACTTTACCTGATTCTTATATTCACATCATAACCTATTGTTATTTTCACCTCACTTGTGAACAGTTGCTTCAAGTTAGCTTCTGAGAGCAGGAGTGTCAGGGGTCTTGTTGAGCTACTTGTAGTACAATAGTCCAGTGTACCAATTTAGCAAGGCAGATATGCGTTTACAGTCACCTTGGCTATACATTTTAGATGCATTTTGTAATGACTAATGGtaagtggaaatattgaaaatcaatCCTCACTAGTCTCAGTAAATAAGTGTCTTCCGTGACTCAGCCCATGAACCACATACCGTGTTTCCTTGTTTGTCACTTGGAGCCATGCTCACTAATCCACTGACATGTCCAGCATTAGGTCTCTTCATCTTTCTACCCTAGGATACAACATCCCTTATCAAGCTCAGTGTGATGTAACAGGCTGCCAGACACAGCTGTCTGCTATCCAGCCACATCTCTGACCTTTGCCATTGTTTAGTGGCTTTTCTGCTATGGCAGTAGAAGGTGTTAACACTACTTACTTGCTGTCCTGATTTGATTTCTTCAGAAAGTAATGGCATCATTCCATTCACAGCTGTGGTATTTGATTGGATCTTGCCTCTGCTAGCTGTGTGTGGCTCAGGATTTCAGTGAATTCCTGTCTGCATCCAAGTGAGATTGGAGGATGGCTCCCATTACCCAAGTCAAGTGGTTATGGGTCCCTGTGgtcagtgtttcattttgtcAGAACTGTGGAAATGGAAGTACACACCCTTCTTGCTTTTGGATAATAAAGTCATGTTCCTTGTTCTAAACCGTGAAGGTTTGGGGCCAGCTGATCATTTTAATTGTGTCATGCATTTCTTTCCTTCAAGGATACTCACTGTTGCTTTAGGACCTATGATTGTACACAGGACCACTCCAAGAGTGGTTGTATGAGATCTCATTCATGGGATGCTCCCTTAGTAGATATTGCAATAATCATGAGGATCTTGGTGAGACATTCAAAGGGATGGATGGGTGGAAAGACAGTAATTCTTTAAGCCCAAGTGATTTGTTGAAGGCCTGGTGTCATTTGTCCCCAGCTGGCCCATTGACTAACTTTCCTCCTGGCAGAGTGAGCCAGGGGGTTTGAGCACAGCCTCATTGTCTCCTTGtcttctcttttacctgctcctCAGGAAGAAGAGATCTTTGTCTCAGTGGTCTGTTTGTCTTATAGACTCCAGCCACCCCAGGCCAGACACTGGTGGAGCACCAGCCTTCTCAACCACAGATGCCATCCCTGGTAATACCACCTATACTGTATtgttaatacagtacagtataaggtaaaagagtgtgagagagaaagagagagagagagaaatacataaactGCTTGTGTATGGTAATGTGATACTACAgtatatctactgtacaggtattcCTGTACATACTAACTTGAAAACTACAAACTTCCATGTTTGCATGATATAGGGGATATATagactttatttcatttaatcattgcCACGTTTTcaaggaaagagcaaagatttttgtttattataagcT
This region of Macrobrachium rosenbergii isolate ZJJX-2024 chromosome 39, ASM4041242v1, whole genome shotgun sequence genomic DNA includes:
- the cta gene encoding guanine nucleotide-binding protein subunit alpha homolog; translated protein: MARLTVFGCACCLRAIWTPEEIEQHARSQQIDKDIQKDRQRYRRQVKLLLLGAGESGKSTFLKQMRIIHGYRFAHDEIEEYRQTIYKNIVMGMKVLLDARDKLRIPWGDPDRDQYGHHVMKFMGSMSLDRHVFMEYAPSVKELWKDSGIRQAYSRRAEYQLMDSVSYFFNDLDRIAILEYIPTDKDILHCRKATKAITEFTIPIQNVPFLFVDVGGQRTQRQKWFQCFESVTSILFLASSSEFDQRLLEDRITNRLEESLNIFGTIVNNRSFRDVSIILFLNKTDLLIQKIRSRQSNISHYFTDFVGNPHDEKCVQQFILHKFVEQRRADNNRRPLFHHFTTAVDTENIKVVFNSVKDTILQRNLETLMLQ